From the genome of Arvicola amphibius chromosome 9, mArvAmp1.2, whole genome shotgun sequence, one region includes:
- the Pwp2 gene encoding periodic tryptophan protein 2 homolog, producing the protein MKFAYRFSNLLGTVYRCGNLNFTCDGNSVISPVGNRVTVFDLKNNRSDTLPLATKYNIKCVGLSPDGRLAIIVDEGGEALLVSLACRSVLHHFHFKGSVHSVSFSPDGRKFVVTKGNIAQMYHAPGKKREFNAFVLDKTYFGPYDETTCIDWTDDSKCFVVGSKDMSTWVFGAERWDNLIYYALGGHKDAIVACFFESNSLDLYSLSQDGALCVWQCDTPPEGLKLKAPRGWKADLLQRKKEEEEEEEEEDEEEGERETTIRGKAMPAEQEKVGKVKYSRLAKYFLNKEGDFNNLTAAAYHKKIHLLVTGFASGIFHLHELPEFNLIHSLSISDQRVASVAINSSGDWIAFGCSGLGQLLVWEWQSESYVLKQQGHFNSMVSLAYSPDGQYIVTGGDDGKVKVWNTLSGFCFVTFTEHSSGVTGVTFTTTGHVIVTSSLDGTVRAFDLHRYRNFRTFTSPRPTQFSCVAVDSSGEIVSAGAQDSFEIFVWSMQTGRLLDVLSGHEGPISGLCFNPMKSILASASWDKTVRLWDMFDSWRTKETLALTSDALSVAFRPDGAELAVATLNSQIVFWDPENAVQVGSIEGRHDLKTGRKELDKITAKHSAKGKAFTTLCYSADGQNILAGGMSKFVCLYHVREQILVKRFELSCNLSLDAMEEFLNRRKMTEFGNLALIDQDAGEENGVAIPLPGVRKGDMSSRHFKPEIRVTSLRFSPTGRCWAATSTEGLLIFSLDAQMLFDPFELDTSVTPGRIREALRQREFTRAILMAFRLNERKLAQEALEAVPQDEIDVVSASLPELYVEKVLEFLAASFEESRHLEFYLIWTQKLLMSHGQQLKSRAGHLLPVVQFLQKGLQRHLDDVSKLCNWNRYNIQYALAVSKQRGVKRTLEPLDTEEDADASDDDSLHLLGMAADDEEEEEMLV; encoded by the exons ATGAAGTTTGCTTACCGG TTCTCGAATTTGTTGGGTACAGTTTATCGGTGTGGAAACTTAAATTTCACCTGCGATGGGAATTCTGTTATCAGCCCTGTGGGAAATAGAGTCACTGTGTTTGACCTTAAGAA CAACAGATCAGATACGTTGCCTCTGGCTACTAAGTACAACATCAAGTGTGTGGGGCTGTCTCCAGATGGTCGCCTTGCAATCATCGTTGATGAAG GGGGCGAGGCTCTGTTAGTCAGCTTGGCCTGCAGGTCGGTACTCCACCACTTCCACTTCAAGGGTTCTGTGCACAGCGTCTCCTTTTCCCCCGATGGCAG AAAATTTGTTGTTACTAAGGGCAACATTGCTCAGATGTACCATGCCCCCGGAAAGAAGCGAGAATTCAATGCATTTGTTCTGGACAAAACCTATTTTGGGCCCTACGATGAGACCACGTGCATCGACTGGACAGATGACTCCAA GTGCTTTGTGGTTGGAAGCAAAGACATGTCCACTTGGGTGTTTGGAGCTGAGCGCTGGGACAACCTCATCTACTATGCCCTGGGTGGACACAAGGATGCCATTGTGGCCTGCTTCTTTGAGTCCAACAGTCTGGAT CTGTACTCACTCAGCCAAGATGGAGCCctgtgtgtgtggcagtgtgACACACCCCCTGAGGGCCTAAAGCTAAAAGCCCCTAGGGGCTGGAAGGCAGACCTActtcagaggaagaaggaagaagaggaggaggaggaggaggaggatgaagaggaaggagagcgAGAAACCACCATCCGAGGGAAGGCCATGCCAGCTGAACAGGAGAAAGTTGGGAAAGTGAAGTACTCACGGCTGGCCAA GTACTTCTTGAATAAAGAAGGAGACTTTAACAACCTGACAGCTGCCGCTTATCATAAGAAGATTCATCTCTTGGTCACGGGTTTTGCCTCTGGAATCTTCCATCTGCATGAGCTCCCAGAGTTCAACCTCATCCACTCCCTGAG TATCTCCGATCAGAGGGTTGCTTCAGTTGCCATCAACAGCTCTGGGGACTGGATCGCCTTTGGCTGCTCAG GCCTGGGCCAGCTGCTGGTGTGGGAGTGGCAGAGTGAATCCTATGTGCTCAAGCAACAGGGCCACTTCAACAGCATGGTGTCACTGGCCTACTCCCCTGATGGGCAGTATATCGTCACTGGTGGGGACGATGGCAAG GTCAAGGTATGGAATACCCTCAGTGGCTTCTGCTTTGTCACCTTTACGGAGCATTCCAGCGGGGTCACCGGTGTAACATTTACCACCACTGGCCATGTCATTGTCACCTCCTCCTTGGATGGAACCGTGCGGGCCTTTGACCTTCACAG GTACCGGAATTTCCGCACCTTCACGTCTCCACGCCCCACGCAGTTCTCCTGTGTGGCTGTTGACTCGAGTGGGGAAATCGTCTCTGCAGGGGCTCAGGACTCCTTCGAGATCTTTGTGTGGTCCATGCAGACGGGCAGACTTCTTGAT GTTCTGTCTGGCCATGAGGGACCCATCAGTGGTCTTTGCTTTAACCCAATGAAGTCCATCCTGGCCAGTGCTTCTTGGGACAAGACAGTGCGCCTGTGGGACATGTTTGACAGCTGGAGGACCAAAGAGACCTTGGCTTTGACCTCTGATG CCCTGTCAGTGGCTTTTCGGCCTGATGGTGCAGAGCTAGCTGTGGCCACACTGAACTCGCAGATCGTCTTCTGGGACCCTGAGAACGCTGTACAGGTGGGCTCCATCGAGGGCAGGCATGATCTCAAGACAGGCAGGAAGGAGCTGGACAAGATCACAGCCAAACATTCAGCCAAGGGCAA GGCTTTCACTACCCTCTGTTACTCTGCGGATGGGCAGAACATTCTGGCAGGAGGCATGTCCAAGTTTGTGTGCCTTTATCACGTCCGGGAGCAGATCCTGGTGAAGAGGTTTGAGCTTTCTTGCAACTTGTCTCTGGATGCCATGGAG GAATTTCTGAACCGAAGAAAGATGACAGAGTTTGGCAATTTGGCACTCATTGATCAAGATGCTGGGGAGGAGAATGGCGTCGCAATTCCCTTGCCAGGTGTAAGGAAAG GTGATATGAGTTCTAGACACTTCAAACCTGAAATCAGGGTAACTTCTCTGCGCTTCTCTCCCACTG GACGCTGCTGGGCGGCCACCAGCACAGAAGGGCTCCTCATCTTCTCTCTGGATGCCCAGATGCTCTTCGACCCATTTGAGCTGGACACCAGTGTGACACCTGGGCGGATCCGTGAGGCGCTACGACAGAGGGAGTTTACCCGTGCCATCCTCATGGCCTTCCGGCTCAATGAGAGGAAACTGGCACAGGAGGCCCTGGAGGCTGTGCCACAGGACGAAA TTGATGTTGTCAGCGCTTCCCTTCCTGAGCTGTATGTAGAGAAAGTGCTTGAGTTCTTAGCGGCCTCCTTTGAAGAGTCTAGGCACCTTGAATTTTACCTTATATGGACCCAGAAGTTACTTATGTCACACGGACAGCAGCTGAAGTCCAG GGCGGGGCACTTGCTGCCTGTGGTCCAGTTCCTTCAGAAGGGCCTCCAGCGGCATCTGGATGATGTTTCTAAGCT CTGTAACTGGAACCGTTACAACATCCAGTACGCTCTGGCAGTTTCCAAACAGCGGGGCGTAAAGCGCACTCTGGAGCCTTTAGACACAGAAGAGGACGCAGACGCATCTGATGATGACAGTCTACACCTACTCGGGATGGCTGCGgatgatgaggaagaagaggagatgcTGGTGTAG